CATAGGCGCGTTGCTCCTCTTCGTCCAGCGGGACCAGGTAGGGCTCCACCGGCTTCTTGAAGCTGGTCATCTCACCCTGCTCGCCCTTCTTCAGGTGGCAGTGCACGAACCACTCGGCGTCATTGCGCTCGGGGTGGTCGACCCGGTGGTGGTACAGGCCCCAGCGGCTCTCGGCGCGGAACAGCGAGGCGCGCGCGGCCATCTCGGCGCAGTCGCGGATCACGCTGACCTCCAGGGCGCGCATCAGCTCGTGCGGGTTGTTGGCCTTGAGCTGGTCAAGATCGCGCTGGATGTCGGCGAAGCGGGTCAGGCCGATCTCCATCTTCCTGGTCACCTTCGGCGGCTGCAGGTAGTCGTTGACCATGCGCCGCAGCTTGTACTCGACCTGGGCCGGCGGCAGGCCATGCTCGCGATTGAGCGGCGCATAGACCCGCGCCTGCTCGCGCTCGATCTGCTGCTTGTCCAGCTCGGTAAAGTCTCGCCCGGCGATGTACAGGGCGGCGTTGACCCCGGCGAACCAGCCGTAGGTGAAGGCGCCGAGCATGTAGTTGTGCGGCACCGCCGCCATGTCGCCGGCGGCATACAGGCCTTTCACGCTGGTCTCGGCCTTCTCGTTGACCCATACGCCCGAGGCGCTGTGGCCGGAGCAGAAGCCGATCTCGGAAATGTGCATCTCCACCATGCCGGTCCGGTAGTCGGTGCCGCGGCCCGCGTGGAACTGGCCACGGCTGGGGCGCTCGTTGCTGTGCAGGATCTCCTCGATGTTCTGGATAGTCTCCTCGGCCAGGTGGTCGAGCTTGAGGAACACCGGACCGTTGCCGCCCTCCAGCTCCTGGTGGAACTCCCACATCATCTGCCCGGACCAGTAAT
This genomic window from Pseudomonas furukawaii contains:
- a CDS encoding fumarate reductase/succinate dehydrogenase flavoprotein subunit, with the translated sequence MNTIEREYDLVVIGGGTAGPMAAIKAKEANRELRVLLLDKANVKRSGAISMGMDGLNNAVIPGHATPEQYTKEITIANDGIVNQAAVYAYATKSFETLSQLDRWGVKFEKDETGDYAVKKVHHMGAYVLPMPEGHDIKKVLYRQLKRARVEITNRVIATRLLTDAEGAVNGVMGFDCRTADFHVIRAKAVVLACGAAGRLGLPASGYLMGTYENPTNAGDGYAMAYHAGAELANLECFQINPLIKDYNGPACAYVTGPLGGYTANNKGERFIECDYWSGQMMWEFHQELEGGNGPVFLKLDHLAEETIQNIEEILHSNERPSRGQFHAGRGTDYRTGMVEMHISEIGFCSGHSASGVWVNEKAETSVKGLYAAGDMAAVPHNYMLGAFTYGWFAGVNAALYIAGRDFTELDKQQIEREQARVYAPLNREHGLPPAQVEYKLRRMVNDYLQPPKVTRKMEIGLTRFADIQRDLDQLKANNPHELMRALEVSVIRDCAEMAARASLFRAESRWGLYHHRVDHPERNDAEWFVHCHLKKGEQGEMTSFKKPVEPYLVPLDEEEQRAYERLRVRSDAA